Part of the Coregonus clupeaformis isolate EN_2021a chromosome 8, ASM2061545v1, whole genome shotgun sequence genome, ctcacaggtcctcaactggcagcttcattaaatagtacccacaaaacaccagtctcaacgtcaacagtgaagaggcgactccgggatgctgaccgtctaggcagagttgcaaagaaaaagccatatctcagactggccaataaaaataaaagattaagatgggcaaaagaacacagacactggacagaggaagattggaaaaaagtgttatggacagatgaatcgaagtttgaggtgttcggatcacaaataagaacatttgtgagacgcagaccaaatgaaaagatgctggaggagtgcttgatgccatctgtcaagcatggtggaggcaatgtgatggtctggggttgctttggtggtggtaaagtgggagatttgtacagggtaaaagggatcttgaagaaggaaggctatcactccattttgcaacgccatgccataccctatggacggcgcttgattggagccaatttcctcctacaacaggacaatgacccaaagcacagctccaaactatgcaataactatttagggaagaagcagtcagctggtgttctgtctataatggagtggccagcacagtcaccggatctcaaccctattgagctgttgtgggagcagcttgaccgtttggtacgtaagaagtgcccatcaagccaatccaacttgtgggaggtgcttcaggaagcatggggtgaaatctctacaaattacctcaacaaattgacaactagaatgccaaaggtctgcaaggctgtaattgctgcaaatggaggattctttgacaaaagcaaagtttgaaggacacaattattatttaaattaaaaatcattatttctaaccttgtcaatgactacatttcctattcattttgatatatttcctattcaaactcatttcatgtatgttttcatggaaaacaaggacatttctaagtgaccccaaacttttgaccggtagtgtacagttGTTATATTGTCATTATAGAGGAAGAATGTTAAACTATCTAATCTATATACAAATGTGTAGTGATGATGTGGGATGTCTTTTACAATGGTGGCTAAATGGAAGTGGAACTAAAAGAGTTAGAGTAGAATGAGATTCTATAGTTCCTTTTTAAGGCAGTGACGTGTAGGCCTATGAAGAGAAATGCAGACCTGTCTGTTCCAATCACTGATCATAAGCAGTTCTGAGTTCACCAACGACTGATCATGTAAGAAACCAACAGCCTACCGAAGGCATTGTTCATTGTAAGGGGCAAATTAAGAAATGGGATTAAAGCTAGTACTCAATGATAGAATACTCAAAAATAGACCCCCTATGACTTGAAACCGGTCAAAACATATAACATTATAATTCAAGTTCAGTATTTACTCTAGCTCTAAGACTGTGACTgtgtatattatttatataaataatgtGCCTGAGAATAGTTATTGCTGTTATAGAATATGCTATTGCTCCCGACTGACTGACTACCCACGTTCCAGTCAAAATCTACAGGACAAATAATTCTAGTGGGTATTTCTTTGTACAAGTCAGCAGCACAGTCATACGATACTAAATAACCGTGTACCTCACAGTCGTGTGCGATGGTGCATTTTAAGTGCATGTGTTTGTGGATGGTCCAATCCccaaccctccacccctccccatTCTTCCACTAGCAACCACATCAAGTGTCCATATCAAGTCTTTCGTCAAAGTGTCCAATCCCAACTCACAGACAGATAGTAGTTCTACAGTGTCAATATTGTCTCTATATCTGTGGGGCCGGGGCTTCCTGGCTGAGGACCAATCAGAACATCTCTCTTCAGGAGTCAACCAATTAGGGCCTCTCTCCAGCTGTGCTCAATGACCCAACCCTCAGGATTCAAACTCGCTGTCACTGCTGACAGAGATGTCGGGGGTGGAGGCTCCGGTGCCCCGGGGTTCGGTGCCCGTGCTGCAGTCGCTGGCCTCGGGGCTGCCCGGGTGACGGGGGGAGGCGGCCAGCAGGCGGGGGTGGTGAGCGTGGTGCTCCTGGACAGAACCTTTAGGGGAGCATCCAGAAGGCAGGTGGGTGGGATCCTGCTGCAGTCTGTGAAGGAGATAGTGAAGTTAGTTTTAGAGATTCATGGTTGGTTGAAGTGTTACCTAAGTGGTACACTGTGACTAATCGTGGTGCTTTTGTCTTGAGGTAAAATAATAATCAATTGGCTCCCACTCAAAAAGCAGTCTTTTGATAAATTGCTTAATTTTTCAATGTAGAACATATTCAACAAGACACAGCAAGTCAAAGGTTCCAGCTGAGTAGCCTCCTCTCTTGCCTTGACTTGAGTCTTGACATACCTGTTCTTTGCCGACGCGGCCCTGTCTCTCTGGCGTCGGTTCTTGAACCAGTTGCCGACCTGTGTGGGCGTGAGTCCCGTGGCCTGGGCCAGGTGCCGTTTCCTGGACGGGTTTGGGTAGGGGTCCTGGAGGTACCACTCCCTGAGCAGGCTGCGAGTTCTCTCCTTAGAGACATAAAGGACACAACAATGGTCACTTCCCTGCTTCATGTAACCAACAGTGTTCCTAATAAGCTATATATTTCACAATCAGATATGACATATGCAGTATATGGGTGTGATATCTTCATTAGGCTACTCCATTGATATTGTTAAGAGAAGATCTCCTAAGCCATGCTGAAAATAATCGTATTAAATTGGATTTAAGGGAtaataattataatccacattatcAACATAAAGATGCTATACTGTATATTGGCTCAGGATAAAAGGGTTTAGTACTGGAGAGAGGGCTAGGAGCCTTACGATTAGTAGAGGTTTATACTTGTGCGGCAGACAGATTATTTACATGCAGTACCTGACTCTACCACAAGAGGGGAATGTAACGGGGGAGTAGGGACATTCCACTGACCTACTGTACAATCTATAGCAAAAGTCAGTGCTCAGCCTCAGACCCTTCACCTAATGGTCTTGCACAGGCTTTACCTATTCAATATTGTCAACAACATCCTGGGCCAGAGAGTGACACACAGGGATTATGTTGTTTCTGTGGAAATGTGACCTGCTCGAAGTGTGTATCTGTCCAGGGTTAAGTCTAAGGCTACTCAGTCAGTCATGGATCTTTTTTTGTGCTGTGTGTAGCTACTGTATGTTCTAAAATGACCTATTCCCTTCCCTGACGCAAGTGATTTCATATGCATTTAATAGTGATTTTGTTGGTTGAAGTCCATTTCGATTTTTTACATATCAGTGAAGCAACCAAAATGCTGTAATGGTTAACATGAATGGGGATGACTTATGCCTGTGTTTTTTGTTTTCCAAAGATAACTGATGATGTCTATACTGACATCCAAAAGGCAAAACACTGTTAATCCCAACATTTCCCGCTAGACCTAGTGATTGTCATCTTGGTTCCCAGACCACTGCATTTGCGACACACTCATTTCCGTTGGAGTGCAGTTGACTGCTACAGTAGCCTGGGGGGGATACAAAACGGGATATCTCTCTGTTTCACTACTGTTTCACTTCAATAGTGAAAGGGTGCGGTATTCAGTGTAATCGCCTGCTAAGCAAATATCAAAGACACTGGCCATCCAGCACCAAGAAAAGTGGTACTTTATTTTGGATGTTGTATTATCATTGTCCTGTCCTCTGTTATTTGTGTAACCAAGTGTAGCCTAGTAGCTAGTTCTACTTTGTAGCATAACCTACTATGTTTATGTTAGTTATTCTTCTGAACTACTCCAAAAAGAAGTTCCCTTGCAGGAAAATAAAGTTATTCAATTCTATCCCAGGCTAGGTGATTGCTCACTGCTGTGAGTTGGTGGAAACTCCAGAGTAAAAGGGAGCTCAGTTTATACTACCACGGGTGGTCTCTGACACGCAAGGCTTATAGCTATCTGACTCCCTCcatggttacgtcccaaatggcaccctattccctatgtagtgcactacttttgaccagggcccatagagcttgggtcaaaagtagtgtactatatagggaatagggtgtcatttgggacataacACATGCACTACAGCCTTTAGCCTATAGCAGCACAGTCCCCATTCAACATGCTCTTATGGAGCTCTTTAACCACAGGATTACTGCAGGTTGAAGTAGCCTGAAATCTAGACCTGTTTTGTGCTAACATTCCCCCCCTTGTACTCCGTGTCATATGAGGAATGGATTGTTGTcacaaaaagacccaggctaagGTTGAAGAGCAGATGCATCTCTTCTCACCTATGTTGTTTCCATGTTGAGATTTAGatttaaaacaaatatatattttgtgtaGCCTAATGAGTCTTGCTTTGGCTGACGTTGCTTGTTTCTCGGCTATAACATTTAGCCTGTAAGTCATAAGGTTGGTGAAAGTTGGGAaggccattaaaaaaaaaaaaaaatgttttgtgaaTCCACACAAAGACGCTGATGCATATTTCCAGTGGTTCAGCAGAGAGACCGTAGACCGTCATGTATTGCTCTGTCCCTCAGTAAAGGAAGTGACATGTTCAGCCATATTACTACAGACAAGATATGTCCTGTTTGACACTTTACCCTGTGAAAAACTTTGCCATCAAACTCAAAGCAGTAAATGGTAGAAAGTGAAACACTATAAAATTACATTATAGAAAATAAttgaataggatctctgtgggaaACACCATGGCATTCATTCGTTTCgctatacacagttgaagtctgaagtttacatacacttaggttggagtcattaaaactcgtttttcaaccactccacaaattaggacatctactttgtaggcaagtcggttaggacatctactttgtgcatgacacaagtaatttttccaacaattgtttacagacagattatttacagacagacacaattccagtgggtcagaagtttacatacactaagttgactgtgcctttaaacagcttggaaaattccagaaaattatgtcatggctttagaagcttctgataggctaattgacatcatttgagtcaattggaggtgtacctgtggatgtatttcaagatctaccttcaaactcagtgcctctttgcttgacatcatgggaaaatcaaaagaaatcagccaagacctcagaaaaaaaattgtagacctccacaagtctggttcatccttgggagcaatttccaaacgcctgaaggtaccacgttcatctgtacaaacaatagtatgcaagtataaacaccatgggaccacgcagccgtcataccgctcaggaaggagacgcgttctgtctcctagatattaacgtactttggtgcgaaaagtgcaaatcaatcccagaacaacagcaaaggaccttgtgaagatgctggaggaaaccggtacaaaagtatctatatccacagtcaaacgagtcctatatcgacataacctgaaaggccgctcagcaagaaagaagccactgctccaaaaccgccattaaaaaggcagactacggtttgcaactgcacatggggacaaagatcatactttttggagaaatgtcctctggtctgattaaacaaaaatagaactgtttggccataatgaccatcgttatgtttggaggaaaaagggggttgcttgcaagcccaagaacaccatgccaaccgtgaaacacgggggtggcagcatcatgctgtgggggtgctttgctgcaggagggactggtgcacttcacaaaatagattgcttcatgaggaaggaaaattatgtggatatattgaagcaacatatcaagacatcagtcaggaagttaaagcttggtcgcaaatgggtcttccaaatgaacaatgaccccaagcatactcccaaagttgtggcaaaatggcttaaggacaacaaagtcaaggtattggagtggccatcacaaaaccctgacctcaatcctatagaaaatgtgtgggaagaactgaaaaagcgtgtgcgagcaaggaggcctacaaacctgactcagatacaccagttgagtgggaagcttgtggaaggctacccgaaacgtttgacccaagttaaacaatttaaaggcaatgctaccaaatactaattgagtgtatgtaaacttctgacccactgggaatgtgatgaaagaaataaaagctgaaaaaatcattctttctactattattctgacatttcacattcttaaaataaagtggtgatcctaaatgacctaaaacatggaatttttactatgattaaatgtcaggaattgtgaaaaactgagtttaaatgtatttggctaaggtgtatgtaaacttccgacttcaactgtaaataatcTACAGCCTCTTACCTTATGTACTATGTCTAACCTAACCTTGCAGGAGGGCATTGACCCTATTATCTATTGTCTGAGTTAACAGAGATCAGGGCTGGAGAAAAAGGGAAAACCCTTGTCAGTGACTCAGTGTCATTAGCAACTGAAGAGTTCAGGAACTATTGGGGACTTGATATGTGAAGGTGCCATAATGGGACCTTCTGAAGTTATTTCAGATGTTTTAGTGAAAGAATTTCAAAATATTTTACAAATGATCAATTAACAGTGAGTCAGCCCAGTAGGCTATATAAATTATTGGTTACAGTCAGATATATGTTACGGTTTTCGTTGATTTATCATTTATAGCCAGTTAGTGTATATGGGCATATATGTATGATGAAGGTGCGTAACTATAGTTATGGTGCGAAATAATATTACTTACAGCTTGGTGTCTCACCTTAAAGCAGTGCGTCTTCTGCTCGCCGTCCCAGATGGTGCGAGGCAGTGGGAACTTCTTCCGGATGCGGTACTTCTCCACGGGTCCCAGGGGACGGCCCCGGAGCCGCTCCGCCTCGCGGTAATGC contains:
- the LOC121571215 gene encoding homeobox protein SIX6 isoform X2 codes for the protein MFPLPMFTPEQVARVCENLEETGDIERLGRFLWSLPAAVPGSAGEALNRHESVMRARALVAFHGGNFEALYQILQSHRFTRESHAKLQDLWLDAHYREAERLRGRPLGPVEKYRIRKKFPLPRTIWDGEQKTHCFKERTRSLLREWYLQDPYPNPSRKRHLAQATGLTPTQVGNWFKNRRQRDRAASAKNRLQQDPTHLPSGCSPKGSVQEHHAHHPRLLAASPRHPGSPEASDCSTGTEPRGTGASTPDISVSSDSEFES
- the LOC121571215 gene encoding homeobox protein SIX6 isoform X1; this encodes MFPLPMFTPEQVARVCENLEETGDIERLGRFLWSLPAAVPGSAGEALNRHESVMRARALVAFHGGNFEALYQILQSHRFTRESHAKLQDLWLDAHYREAERLRGRPLGPVEKYRIRKKFPLPRTIWDGEQKTHCFKVRHQAERTRSLLREWYLQDPYPNPSRKRHLAQATGLTPTQVGNWFKNRRQRDRAASAKNRLQQDPTHLPSGCSPKGSVQEHHAHHPRLLAASPRHPGSPEASDCSTGTEPRGTGASTPDISVSSDSEFES